One segment of Variovorax sp. V93 DNA contains the following:
- a CDS encoding cupin domain-containing protein — MNAARLHRGPLGAGIAALSLVLAAGWALMPHGNRQEAAQWFADVCSSVARPMFSSAPAPAGSGADARPATSVKVLSCEALPNVPGKSVTTVLVDFPPLAYSPAHRHPGSVTAIILEGTIRSQLGGAPVGTYRSGETFFEPPRTLHLFAENPDPVRPAKLLAVFVADENCGPLVLPPDAD; from the coding sequence GTGAATGCGGCCAGGCTTCATCGCGGCCCGCTCGGCGCAGGCATTGCGGCGCTCTCCCTGGTGCTGGCCGCCGGCTGGGCGCTGATGCCGCACGGCAACCGGCAGGAGGCGGCGCAATGGTTCGCCGATGTGTGCAGCAGCGTGGCGCGGCCCATGTTCTCGTCGGCCCCGGCGCCCGCGGGTTCGGGTGCCGATGCGAGGCCCGCGACCTCGGTCAAGGTGCTCTCGTGCGAGGCGCTGCCGAACGTGCCCGGCAAGTCGGTGACCACCGTGCTCGTCGACTTTCCGCCGCTGGCCTATTCGCCGGCCCATCGGCATCCCGGCTCGGTGACCGCGATCATTCTGGAAGGCACCATCCGCTCGCAGCTCGGCGGCGCTCCGGTGGGCACCTACAGGAGCGGCGAGACCTTCTTCGAGCCGCCGCGCACGCTGCATCTCTTTGCGGAGAACCCCGATCCGGTGCGCCCCGCAAAGCTGCTGGCAGTGTTCGTTGCCGACGAGAACTGCGGCCCGCTGGTGCTGCCGCCCGATGCCGATTGA
- a CDS encoding NUDIX hydrolase, translating into MKTISYGVLIVNEQGQLLMAHATGQKHWDIPKGGGEAGESAREAAIREVREETGIELAAESMEELGRMPYRPGKDLHLFRAFVHTRDCDIAACKCTSFFPHHASGVMTPEVDQFKWVDTADVPALAAKSMTAVLRTLPGFGTTRDI; encoded by the coding sequence ATGAAAACCATCTCCTACGGCGTGCTTATCGTCAACGAGCAAGGCCAGCTTCTCATGGCGCACGCGACGGGCCAGAAGCACTGGGACATCCCCAAGGGCGGCGGGGAAGCCGGCGAGTCCGCGCGCGAAGCAGCCATCCGCGAAGTCCGGGAAGAGACGGGCATCGAGCTGGCCGCGGAGTCGATGGAAGAGCTCGGGCGCATGCCGTACCGTCCCGGCAAGGACCTGCACCTGTTCCGCGCCTTCGTGCACACGCGCGACTGCGACATTGCGGCCTGCAAGTGCACGAGCTTCTTTCCTCACCACGCTTCAGGCGTGATGACGCCCGAGGTGGACCAGTTCAAATGGGTGGACACCGCAGACGTACCGGCGCTGGCCGCAAAGTCGATGACGGCGGTGCTTCGGACGCTGCCCGGCTTCGGAACGACGAGGGACATCTGA
- the pyrF gene encoding orotidine-5'-phosphate decarboxylase → MDSRIIVSLDFAAAASATGLVRQLGAEATFYKVGLQLLTAAGPSIVRELVEGGKHVFLDLKLLEIPSSVAAAVTAAGQIGASMVTVHASGGSAVLRSAVEAARRFPHLKVLALTVITSMDDEALHEVGVGSTVAGQVLRLARLAAASGCHGVVASPLEARLLRETLPPGMLIVTPGIQLAGDSKSDHARFTTVAQAVGAGATHVVIGRPISRASNPADALAAMRAELSAVR, encoded by the coding sequence TTGGACAGCCGCATTATCGTGTCGCTCGACTTCGCCGCCGCTGCATCGGCCACGGGCCTCGTGCGGCAACTGGGCGCCGAAGCGACGTTCTACAAGGTCGGCCTGCAGTTGCTGACAGCGGCCGGGCCTTCGATCGTCCGCGAGCTCGTGGAGGGCGGCAAGCATGTTTTTCTGGACCTCAAGCTGCTGGAGATTCCGAGTTCGGTCGCCGCGGCCGTCACCGCAGCGGGGCAGATCGGCGCCTCGATGGTGACGGTCCATGCCTCGGGCGGTTCGGCGGTGCTTCGGTCCGCGGTCGAGGCCGCGCGCCGCTTTCCCCACCTGAAGGTACTCGCGCTCACGGTCATCACCAGCATGGACGACGAAGCCCTGCACGAAGTGGGCGTCGGCTCGACGGTGGCCGGGCAGGTGCTGCGCCTTGCACGGCTTGCCGCGGCCTCGGGATGCCACGGCGTCGTCGCCTCCCCGCTGGAGGCGCGGCTGCTTCGCGAGACCCTGCCGCCGGGCATGCTGATCGTCACGCCCGGCATACAGCTGGCCGGCGACTCGAAGAGCGACCATGCACGCTTCACCACGGTGGCGCAGGCCGTCGGCGCCGGCGCGACGCACGTGGTCATCGGCCGTCCGATATCACGCGCTTCGAATCCTGCGGATGCCCTCGCCGCGATGCGCGCGGAGCTGTCGGCGGTGCGCTGA
- a CDS encoding MerR family transcriptional regulator — translation MRSSAPHLNPSEAARRLGVSAKALRLYEQRGLVEPGRTAAGWRTYGPAEMTRAGEIVALRALGFSLAQVARVLAGNPEGLEQALAAHQTALEAQLRQLTHTVEKVRGLRSGIAQGRTPTIGELTGLLAPACEVRLAFDLPWPWGGERFELREIRPLNYIVGPLGSGKTRLAQRIAEALPNAAWLGLDRRAEGGAAVPEPRVERALAWLVEDGATPSDALIALLAGLEAEGPHAVVVDLIEHELDQATQEALITRLRRRGPHARPIFMLTRSCAILDLAAVGPDEAIILCPANHSPPSLVAPCPGAPGYEAVATCLATPQVRARTAGLAAWRQAA, via the coding sequence ATGCGATCTTCCGCCCCGCACCTGAATCCCTCCGAAGCAGCGCGACGGCTCGGCGTCTCGGCCAAGGCCCTGCGGCTGTACGAGCAGCGCGGCCTGGTCGAGCCCGGCCGGACCGCGGCGGGATGGCGGACCTACGGCCCGGCCGAGATGACGCGTGCAGGCGAGATCGTCGCGCTGCGCGCGCTCGGCTTCAGCCTGGCCCAGGTGGCACGGGTGCTCGCGGGCAATCCTGAAGGCCTGGAGCAGGCGTTGGCCGCGCACCAGACGGCGCTGGAAGCGCAGCTTCGCCAGCTCACGCACACCGTCGAGAAGGTCCGCGGCTTGCGCAGCGGCATTGCGCAAGGCCGGACACCGACCATCGGCGAACTCACGGGCCTGCTGGCACCCGCCTGCGAAGTCCGCCTTGCCTTCGACCTGCCATGGCCCTGGGGCGGGGAGCGCTTCGAGCTTCGCGAGATCCGGCCGCTCAACTACATCGTCGGCCCGCTCGGCAGCGGCAAGACCCGGCTGGCGCAGCGCATTGCCGAGGCACTGCCCAACGCGGCCTGGCTCGGGCTGGACCGGCGGGCGGAGGGCGGTGCCGCCGTGCCCGAGCCTCGGGTCGAGCGCGCGCTGGCCTGGCTCGTGGAGGACGGTGCGACGCCATCGGACGCGCTGATCGCACTTCTGGCCGGGCTGGAAGCGGAAGGGCCCCATGCCGTGGTCGTGGACCTGATCGAACACGAGCTGGACCAAGCCACCCAGGAGGCGCTGATCACCCGGCTGCGCCGCCGCGGCCCCCACGCGCGGCCGATCTTCATGCTCACGCGCTCCTGCGCGATCCTCGACCTGGCGGCCGTCGGGCCGGACGAGGCGATCATCCTATGCCCCGCGAACCACAGCCCGCCGAGCCTGGTCGCACCCTGCCCCGGCGCGCCGGGCTACGAGGCCGTCGCCACCTGCCTGGCGACGCCGCAGGTGCGGGCGCGAACGGCGGGACTTGCGGCGTGGCGGCAGGCGGCCTGA
- a CDS encoding NAD-dependent succinate-semialdehyde dehydrogenase: protein MTLTLERQDLLPGQQLIGADWREASDGRRLEVTDPATDGVFASVPDGTAADARAAVNAAHAAFPAWRAVPAKQRAQILKRWNDLMLAHQDDLGRLISREQGKPLAEGRGEVAYAASYVEWFGEEATRANGDVIPAPVTGRRMLALKEPVGVVAAITPWNFPAAMIARKIAPALAAGCTVVCKPAEDTPLTSLALVRLAQEAGVPAGVLNIVTASRERTPEVVDVWLADARVRKISFTGSTPVGKHLARASADTLKKLSLELGGNAPFIVFEDADIDAAVEGLMAAKFRNGGQTCVCPNRVFVQARVHDAFVDKLAARVGALKVGPATEPDSQIGPMINARAVDKIERHVRDAVARGARIVVGGERLRSARCDGPNYYAPTVLVNADAGMDCSCEETFGPVVPVTRFDTEAEVIAAANDTPFGLAAYFYSTDVRRIWRVAEALESGIVGINEGALAAEAAPFGGVKESGYGREGSVHGLDDYMHTKYLCQGGL, encoded by the coding sequence ATGACACTGACACTTGAACGCCAGGACCTGCTGCCCGGCCAACAGCTCATCGGCGCCGACTGGCGCGAAGCCAGCGACGGCCGCCGCCTCGAGGTGACCGATCCCGCCACCGATGGCGTCTTCGCGAGCGTGCCCGACGGCACCGCCGCCGATGCGCGCGCCGCAGTGAATGCGGCGCATGCCGCCTTCCCCGCCTGGCGCGCCGTGCCGGCGAAGCAGCGCGCGCAGATCCTCAAGCGCTGGAACGACCTGATGCTCGCGCATCAGGACGATCTGGGCCGCCTGATCTCGCGCGAACAGGGCAAGCCGCTGGCCGAAGGCCGCGGCGAAGTGGCCTACGCGGCCAGCTATGTCGAATGGTTCGGCGAAGAAGCCACGCGCGCCAACGGCGACGTGATTCCGGCCCCCGTGACCGGCCGCCGCATGCTCGCGCTGAAGGAGCCCGTGGGCGTGGTCGCCGCGATCACGCCGTGGAACTTTCCGGCCGCGATGATCGCGCGCAAGATCGCGCCTGCGCTGGCCGCGGGCTGCACCGTGGTGTGCAAGCCGGCCGAGGACACGCCGCTGACCTCGCTCGCGCTCGTCAGGCTCGCGCAGGAGGCCGGCGTGCCCGCGGGCGTGCTCAACATCGTCACGGCCTCGCGCGAACGCACGCCCGAGGTGGTCGACGTGTGGCTGGCCGATGCGCGGGTGCGCAAGATCAGCTTCACCGGCTCCACGCCTGTCGGCAAGCACCTGGCGCGCGCCTCGGCCGACACGCTCAAGAAACTGTCGCTCGAGCTCGGCGGCAATGCACCGTTCATCGTGTTCGAGGATGCCGACATCGATGCCGCGGTGGAAGGCCTGATGGCCGCCAAGTTCCGCAACGGCGGGCAGACTTGCGTGTGCCCGAACCGCGTGTTCGTGCAGGCTCGCGTGCACGACGCCTTCGTCGACAAGCTGGCCGCGCGCGTCGGCGCGCTGAAGGTCGGTCCGGCCACCGAGCCCGACTCGCAGATCGGCCCGATGATCAACGCGCGCGCGGTCGACAAGATCGAGCGCCACGTGCGCGACGCCGTGGCCCGGGGCGCGCGCATCGTGGTCGGCGGCGAACGGCTGCGCTCCGCGCGCTGCGACGGCCCCAACTACTACGCGCCGACCGTGCTCGTGAACGCCGATGCGGGCATGGATTGCAGCTGCGAAGAGACTTTCGGACCCGTGGTGCCGGTCACGCGCTTCGACACCGAGGCCGAGGTGATCGCGGCCGCCAACGACACGCCCTTCGGCCTGGCCGCCTACTTCTACTCGACCGACGTGCGGCGCATCTGGCGCGTGGCCGAGGCGCTCGAATCCGGCATCGTCGGCATCAACGAAGGTGCACTGGCCGCCGAGGCCGCGCCCTTCGGCGGCGTGAAGGAATCGGGCTACGGGCGCGAAGGCTCGGTGCACGGGCTCGACGACTACATGCACACCAAGTACCTGTGCCAGGGCGGGCTTTGA